The following are encoded in a window of Blastopirellula marina genomic DNA:
- a CDS encoding flagellar basal body-associated FliL family protein, with the protein MADSANSTATPDVVKGPPMKAKLQILGGILVLVLLECVVAYLIIPSPQDVIRAAEIQAQDGQSDGMLPKQELEPLSADEETVEVDLGDPFGITAYRPLSESTMRIDFHLYATIRASDEADFAAAIAKFEKRFREQVIVTVRSSDDGELTDPSLGLLKRKILEKTNNILGKPMVHSIVFSEFSFVEQ; encoded by the coding sequence ATGGCTGATTCAGCAAACAGCACGGCAACGCCCGACGTAGTAAAAGGTCCTCCCATGAAAGCGAAATTGCAGATCTTGGGAGGGATTCTGGTCTTGGTTCTTTTGGAATGCGTGGTTGCTTACCTGATCATTCCCAGCCCCCAAGATGTGATTCGGGCTGCCGAAATTCAGGCGCAGGATGGGCAATCCGATGGCATGTTGCCGAAGCAAGAACTCGAACCATTGTCCGCCGACGAAGAGACCGTTGAAGTCGATCTGGGTGATCCTTTTGGCATTACCGCCTATCGTCCGCTCAGCGAATCGACGATGCGTATCGACTTTCATCTGTACGCGACGATTCGGGCCAGTGACGAGGCTGACTTTGCCGCCGCGATCGCGAAGTTCGAGAAGCGTTTCCGAGAACAAGTCATTGTGACGGTCCGCAGCAGCGACGACGGAGAGCTGACCGATCCCAGTTTGGGGTTGCTCAAGCGTAAGATTTTAGAGAAAACCAACAACATCTTGGGTAAGCCGATGGTGCATTCCATCGTCTTTAGCGAGTTTTCCTTCGTCGAACAATAA
- the fliN gene encoding flagellar motor switch protein FliN — protein MTDDQMGQDEIEELLRKAQAGNMSASGPAPKQAEDLEALDQNDIEALFQNSGPPASSQPKQQQPAMATATQPAPQASHGGSSEGASDIEYLLNQAEAAIASLNSPNDNMPAGIAPFTLRDFGGSPASTDKTTIDLVRDVELEVKIELGHADMHLEEVLQMQKGSVVPLDKLAGDPVDIFVNGRLIARGEVLILNDNFCVRITELIVGDSVV, from the coding sequence ATGACTGACGACCAAATGGGACAGGACGAAATTGAAGAGCTGCTCCGTAAAGCCCAGGCGGGCAATATGAGTGCTAGCGGCCCTGCCCCAAAGCAAGCGGAAGATCTCGAGGCCCTCGACCAGAACGATATTGAAGCCTTGTTTCAGAATTCTGGACCTCCTGCTAGTTCTCAGCCCAAGCAGCAACAGCCTGCTATGGCCACCGCTACGCAGCCGGCCCCGCAAGCGTCTCACGGGGGATCGAGCGAGGGGGCATCCGATATCGAGTATCTGCTTAATCAAGCCGAAGCGGCAATCGCTTCGTTGAATTCACCCAACGATAACATGCCTGCCGGGATCGCTCCATTTACGCTTCGCGATTTTGGCGGCTCACCAGCCAGTACCGATAAGACCACGATCGATCTGGTTCGCGATGTCGAGCTGGAAGTGAAAATCGAGCTCGGGCACGCTGATATGCACCTGGAAGAAGTCTTACAGATGCAAAAGGGTTCGGTCGTGCCGCTGGATAAGCTGGCCGGTGATCCGGTCGATATCTTCGTTAACGGACGCCTGATTGCCCGAGGGGAAGTGCTGATTCTCAACGACAACTTCTGCGTGCGTATTACCGAGCTGATCGTGGGCGACTCGGTCGTCTAA